The Flavobacterium piscisymbiosum genome includes a region encoding these proteins:
- a CDS encoding metallophosphoesterase, with protein MSKIFFTSDHHFGHKNINKFSNRPFSSVEEMDEELIKRWNEKVNPEDEVYHLGDVGLISSAKLKIILERLNGKIYLIKGNHENAALDCAPRFEWIKDYHELSVKDKEAYNGEQFIVLFHYAIKEWNASHYGTWHLYGHYHGGLADDPTSRSIDIGVDCHNFYPLSYEEIKEIILKKDWKSPVFLRD; from the coding sequence ATGAGCAAAATATTCTTCACCTCCGATCATCATTTTGGACACAAAAACATTAATAAATTCTCTAATCGTCCTTTTTCATCTGTTGAAGAAATGGATGAGGAGCTTATAAAAAGATGGAATGAAAAAGTTAATCCAGAAGATGAAGTCTATCATTTAGGAGATGTGGGGCTAATCTCTTCTGCTAAATTAAAGATCATTTTAGAAAGATTAAATGGAAAGATATACTTAATTAAAGGAAATCATGAAAATGCAGCTTTAGATTGTGCCCCTCGTTTTGAATGGATAAAAGATTATCATGAATTGTCAGTTAAAGATAAAGAAGCTTATAACGGAGAACAATTTATTGTACTATTTCATTATGCTATTAAAGAATGGAATGCCTCTCACTATGGGACTTGGCATCTGTATGGGCATTATCATGGAGGGTTAGCAGATGATCCAACTTCTCGTTCAATTGATATTGGTGTGGATTGCCATAATTTTTATCCTCTTTCGTATGAAGAGATAAAAGAAATTATTCTTAAAAAAGATTGGAAATCTCCAGTCTTTTTAAGAGACTAA
- a CDS encoding leucine-rich repeat domain-containing protein, with protein MSTNHNRIKVSDLETSQHDKILKTNMKGELEFSDVSTLKTENYNALDCTSEGKALDARQGKVLKDMIENNNFNLASDSETQITNSVTEDNKVVSRSKLFNWWNWVVAQTQIIKAVWNFSKGLKVSDSTSNYTTEMLQNMFVAKLNQVNNGVCKAEYGFETVKWSTANGYSTLLKPIAPNQNRTLTLPNKSGTISIVNDFVKTAAGTITTPSLIIPNGSLTTTPQNGAIERDENGQLWETHAEIRSKLGSGSSGIELKGEFNNSREALAANLKVGDYYSTPTHTINDTAYIAMTQNPGHLSLEFTSSKAFAAFGINNVNSIDDWNTFFTSKGSSNFTRVKVYGNLVVFSTNDAATIKTINLPNIQLTRIYFSYLLAITEIDLSNNHLTEIDLSTLSPILETLVLSNNLITKLNPYDTLPETLKKLILNNNKLSEFEPIKGLPNSLVELNLEENLLDAFGDNIEMPTNLKILNLNKNKIGSFSMVVPKFLETLLLSGNNLSDWESNSIHQTNLLLLDLSYNEFSHFYITGGLPDGIKTLKLSHNKMDDFLTSKQLPWALKRLELNDNDFVDFNPKYLAGDDLEIILLQNNKIVTFNPQSLNDTLHKLNLGNNKIVNFNPTLFPSEINTLNLENNPITSIGWNTNTNWINSLGIEEGILYAGNTVGSIDGTNTKSMLKDLSWTITKTPYPFL; from the coding sequence ATGAGTACAAATCACAACAGAATTAAAGTGTCAGATCTTGAAACAAGCCAACATGACAAAATTTTAAAAACGAACATGAAAGGTGAATTAGAGTTTAGCGATGTAAGCACTCTAAAAACCGAAAACTACAATGCACTTGACTGCACCAGCGAAGGTAAAGCCCTAGATGCCAGACAAGGAAAAGTATTGAAAGATATGATTGAGAATAACAACTTTAACCTTGCTTCTGATTCAGAAACACAAATAACAAATTCAGTTACAGAAGACAATAAAGTTGTTAGTAGATCTAAATTATTTAATTGGTGGAATTGGGTGGTAGCTCAAACTCAAATCATAAAAGCTGTTTGGAATTTTTCCAAAGGTCTAAAAGTTAGTGACAGTACGAGCAACTATACAACTGAAATGCTTCAAAATATGTTTGTTGCAAAATTAAATCAAGTAAATAATGGTGTTTGTAAAGCTGAATATGGGTTCGAAACTGTTAAATGGTCAACTGCTAACGGGTATTCAACTTTACTTAAACCTATAGCTCCAAATCAAAACAGAACACTAACCCTACCTAATAAATCAGGAACAATTTCTATTGTAAATGATTTTGTTAAAACAGCAGCAGGGACAATTACGACACCATCTTTAATTATTCCGAATGGCTCATTAACAACAACACCGCAAAATGGAGCAATAGAGCGTGATGAAAATGGGCAGCTTTGGGAAACACATGCAGAGATACGAAGCAAATTAGGCAGCGGCTCTTCAGGTATTGAATTAAAAGGAGAATTCAATAACAGTCGTGAAGCTTTAGCTGCAAACTTAAAAGTAGGAGATTATTACAGTACACCTACTCATACAATTAATGACACAGCATACATAGCAATGACACAAAATCCTGGACATTTGAGTTTAGAGTTCACTAGTTCTAAAGCTTTTGCTGCCTTTGGAATTAACAATGTAAACAGTATTGATGATTGGAATACTTTTTTTACGTCAAAAGGTTCGTCAAACTTTACTAGAGTAAAGGTTTATGGAAATTTAGTTGTCTTTTCAACAAATGATGCTGCAACAATTAAAACTATCAATTTGCCAAATATACAATTAACTAGAATATACTTTAGTTATTTACTTGCTATAACAGAAATTGATTTGTCAAATAATCACTTGACAGAAATTGATTTAAGCACATTGTCCCCTATATTAGAGACTTTAGTATTGTCAAATAATTTAATAACAAAACTAAATCCATACGATACGCTTCCTGAAACATTAAAAAAATTAATTCTAAATAATAATAAACTAAGTGAATTTGAACCTATAAAAGGACTTCCTAATTCACTTGTTGAATTAAATCTTGAAGAAAATTTACTAGATGCTTTTGGTGATAATATAGAAATGCCAACTAATTTAAAAATTCTTAATCTTAATAAAAACAAAATAGGGAGTTTTTCAATGGTTGTGCCTAAATTCCTTGAAACACTTCTTTTATCAGGTAACAACTTATCTGATTGGGAATCTAATTCAATACATCAAACAAATCTATTATTATTAGACCTGTCTTATAATGAATTTTCACATTTTTACATAACAGGGGGATTACCAGACGGAATCAAAACTTTAAAATTATCCCACAATAAAATGGATGATTTCTTAACGAGTAAACAATTACCGTGGGCATTAAAACGATTAGAATTAAATGATAATGATTTTGTTGATTTTAACCCTAAATATTTGGCAGGTGATGATTTAGAAATTATTTTATTACAAAATAATAAGATCGTTACATTTAATCCTCAGTCCTTAAACGACACTCTGCATAAGCTAAATTTAGGAAATAATAAAATTGTAAATTTTAATCCAACATTGTTTCCAAGTGAAATAAACACTTTAAATCTTGAAAATAATCCAATTACCTCAATTGGTTGGAACACAAATACAAATTGGATTAATTCTTTAGGAATTGAAGAAGGTATATTATATGCCGGAAACACAGTTGGTTCAATAGATGGAACAAATACTAAGTCAATGTTAAAAGATTTAAGCTGGACAATAACAAAAACTCCTTATCCTTTTTTATAA
- a CDS encoding gp53-like domain-containing protein, translated as MATSRNDFHNKFKDGDIPSHVDFVEIFDNFVHRDDDKADFQMVETGTDNEHYITPALLKSIFQNSGILSGNCYSPYKQYEDDFTGTTIELEFSPVENSVKVFKNGQLLEENEDYQLNSETGIIIFSEGITSRNIEVNYWFKNINPTSDNSDSIFGKASIPYKENFSADTFNDDTITLKETPLKYSVKIYKNGQLLREGKDYSIAEDSAVITFSAPISGRNIEVDYWFQSSISLTDPELNTKYVDLTTKQSIAGNKTFTETIESKGFIKTGGASNQYLMADGSVSNSTSSDYDAGHSPFGIPLTGGYQKFSNGLILQWDYLINGSSNYTFPIAWPKRVGSIVLSTHRSSSGNKGFNHVFNVTGTSYNAIIDGSTGYMFAIGY; from the coding sequence ATGGCAACAAGCAGAAATGACTTTCACAACAAATTCAAAGATGGAGATATTCCGTCACACGTTGACTTCGTCGAAATTTTTGACAATTTCGTTCATAGAGATGACGATAAAGCCGATTTTCAAATGGTGGAAACCGGTACAGACAATGAGCATTATATTACTCCGGCACTTTTAAAAAGCATTTTTCAAAATTCAGGAATTCTTTCCGGAAACTGTTATTCTCCATACAAACAATATGAGGACGATTTTACAGGCACAACAATAGAATTAGAATTTTCCCCTGTTGAAAACAGTGTTAAGGTATTCAAAAACGGACAGTTATTAGAAGAAAATGAAGATTACCAACTAAATTCAGAAACTGGAATAATCATTTTTAGTGAAGGGATTACGAGCCGAAATATTGAGGTAAACTATTGGTTTAAAAATATCAATCCAACATCTGACAATTCTGATTCCATCTTTGGTAAAGCATCGATCCCTTACAAAGAAAACTTTAGCGCCGACACTTTTAATGATGATACTATTACACTAAAAGAGACACCTCTTAAATACAGTGTGAAAATATACAAAAATGGCCAGCTGCTTCGAGAAGGTAAAGATTATTCTATAGCCGAAGACAGTGCCGTTATTACATTTTCTGCACCCATAAGCGGCCGTAACATCGAAGTCGACTATTGGTTTCAAAGTTCAATTTCATTAACGGATCCGGAATTGAATACAAAATATGTTGACTTAACCACAAAACAAAGCATTGCAGGAAATAAAACTTTTACAGAAACTATTGAAAGTAAAGGCTTTATTAAAACTGGCGGCGCTTCTAACCAGTATTTAATGGCTGATGGTTCTGTTTCTAATTCTACAAGTTCTGATTATGATGCCGGACATTCCCCTTTTGGTATACCACTGACTGGTGGATATCAAAAATTTAGTAATGGTTTAATATTACAATGGGATTATTTAATTAATGGTTCTAGCAATTATACTTTTCCTATTGCCTGGCCTAAAAGAGTAGGCAGTATAGTTCTCTCTACACATAGAAGTTCCTCAGGAAATAAAGGTTTTAATCATGTTTTTAATGTTACAGGTACCTCATACAATGCAATTATTGATGGTAGTACCGGATACATGTTTGCAATTGGTTATTAA
- a CDS encoding phage tail assembly chaperone — protein sequence MYKGTYSENGEYTGFYVEGIHENIPQPNIELSEEEWQQALSKNYKVINGKHAYSAFVKSQDDILENLRVTRNILLAESDWTQAGDSPLSDEKKSEWKTYRQALRDLTDLDDLSSIVWPVKPL from the coding sequence ATGTATAAAGGAACATACAGCGAAAACGGAGAATACACAGGATTTTATGTTGAAGGAATTCATGAAAATATCCCACAGCCCAATATTGAATTATCTGAAGAAGAATGGCAGCAAGCCTTATCAAAAAACTACAAAGTAATTAATGGTAAACATGCTTATTCTGCATTCGTTAAGAGTCAGGATGATATTCTGGAAAATTTAAGAGTCACCAGAAACATATTGTTAGCTGAAAGTGACTGGACACAAGCGGGAGATTCTCCTCTTTCTGATGAAAAAAAATCAGAATGGAAAACCTATAGACAGGCACTAAGAGATTTAACTGATCTGGATGATCTATCTTCTATTGTCTGGCCTGTAAAGCCACTGTAA
- a CDS encoding DUF5977 domain-containing protein: MEENTTFKPFEYLDHYTPVEGLQVYYNTEKTLTLKKNDCVKGTTGNPVTLTANANKFVSTVSASEANEQAESWLNANAQAYANNTGTCGIRPTAWRGANPSCVLEPPTTLLPFDYMVIKYKWAPGAGVDLDTFTGFVNTGISTLDKKWVGFGLGNEIPTSAIAQDSYIMWGGDIQDVTGTETCLINFKKVKEVYSNLNDVQIRMAGVWWVSKASGNIDVEITTFLGGTMTKEGKDIINNDGDQVQQLNFSKNISIQGKQLSIDQVTHIGYINYSNNQSTAKVVINY; this comes from the coding sequence ATGGAAGAAAACACAACATTTAAACCTTTTGAATATTTAGACCATTATACTCCGGTAGAAGGCTTACAGGTTTATTATAATACAGAAAAAACCTTAACACTTAAAAAGAATGACTGCGTTAAAGGAACAACTGGAAACCCAGTTACTTTAACTGCAAATGCCAATAAATTTGTATCAACAGTAAGTGCTAGTGAAGCAAATGAGCAAGCCGAATCATGGCTTAATGCAAATGCTCAGGCCTATGCTAATAATACCGGAACCTGCGGTATTAGACCTACAGCATGGCGTGGAGCAAACCCTTCATGTGTTTTAGAGCCGCCTACAACTTTATTACCTTTTGATTATATGGTAATAAAATACAAGTGGGCTCCTGGCGCCGGTGTTGATTTAGATACTTTTACTGGTTTCGTAAATACAGGCATTAGCACTTTAGATAAAAAATGGGTAGGATTTGGACTCGGAAATGAAATTCCGACTAGCGCAATTGCACAGGATTCTTACATTATGTGGGGCGGTGACATTCAGGATGTAACAGGTACCGAAACTTGTCTGATTAATTTCAAAAAAGTAAAAGAAGTTTATTCTAATCTCAATGATGTTCAAATTAGAATGGCCGGAGTTTGGTGGGTTTCTAAGGCTAGTGGAAATATTGATGTAGAAATTACCACTTTCCTTGGCGGTACAATGACAAAAGAGGGTAAAGACATCATAAATAATGACGGTGATCAGGTTCAGCAATTAAACTTTTCAAAAAACATTTCAATACAGGGTAAACAGCTTTCAATAGACCAAGTTACTCACATTGGATACATTAATTATTCTAATAACCAATCAACTGCAAAGGTTGTAATAAATTATTAA
- a CDS encoding DUF5977 domain-containing protein codes for MENTGYKSFAFLEKYYTDDNTSTEETKPNVTSDPDYIAPILDITTCPPVTRHYNSQQTKTVTKNNCSPGETGTEVELIAYANQFVSYDSITDANNQALAWLENNAQIYANNAGTCIADSTPPTSPFLSVSSITSNSLILSWTPATDNGTIAGYDIYKNGVLLSSTLSDVYTYSVSSLSPSTTYNFYIKAKDATGNSSNSNILTSTTLSSLLSLNAVKSVIFENKARSWSECRDASSADLQHIDNTFIGAAVSADSLLYSLNRYRGVIDTSSITIKPKSAKIKFKFAENTVGNALTFNLFGSNIQIPLNQEFQPADWNDWDNSTFINSISVPINSTAYNEINLTSSQLDLLVSGQAYNFFLISNGDKDSSIPVSNSRPLLSITAETGQIYLECQF; via the coding sequence ATGGAAAACACAGGATATAAGTCTTTTGCTTTTTTAGAAAAATACTATACAGATGACAATACCTCCACAGAAGAAACAAAACCAAATGTAACATCAGATCCAGATTATATTGCCCCTATTTTAGATATTACGACCTGCCCACCTGTCACTCGACATTACAATAGCCAACAAACTAAAACCGTTACAAAAAATAATTGTTCCCCGGGAGAAACAGGTACTGAAGTTGAACTTATTGCTTATGCAAATCAATTTGTATCCTATGACAGTATAACTGATGCAAATAATCAAGCACTTGCCTGGCTGGAAAATAATGCTCAAATTTATGCGAATAATGCGGGAACCTGCATTGCTGATTCAACTCCTCCTACAAGTCCTTTTTTAAGTGTGTCTTCGATTACTTCAAATTCATTGATATTATCATGGACTCCAGCAACAGACAATGGAACAATTGCAGGCTACGATATATACAAAAATGGAGTTTTACTAAGTTCAACTTTATCTGATGTATATACTTATTCTGTCAGCAGTTTGTCTCCATCTACGACATACAATTTTTATATAAAAGCAAAGGATGCTACAGGAAATTCAAGCAATAGTAATATTTTAACCAGTACGACGCTATCTTCTCTTCTATCTCTAAATGCAGTAAAATCGGTAATTTTTGAAAATAAAGCCAGATCATGGAGCGAATGTAGAGATGCCTCTTCTGCAGATTTACAACATATCGATAATACGTTTATTGGTGCAGCTGTAAGTGCAGATAGTTTATTATATTCTCTAAATAGATATAGAGGTGTTATTGATACTTCGTCAATTACTATCAAGCCAAAATCTGCTAAAATAAAATTTAAGTTTGCAGAAAACACAGTTGGCAATGCGTTGACTTTTAATCTATTTGGATCCAATATTCAGATTCCACTTAATCAAGAATTTCAACCTGCTGATTGGAATGACTGGGACAATAGTACCTTTATTAATAGTATTTCTGTTCCTATAAATTCTACAGCTTATAACGAAATAAATTTAACTAGTTCTCAATTAGATTTACTCGTTTCAGGTCAAGCCTATAACTTTTTCCTAATTTCTAATGGTGATAAAGACTCATCTATACCTGTTTCAAATAGCAGACCTTTATTATCAATAACTGCCGAAACTGGCCAGATATATTTAGAATGTCAATTTTAA
- a CDS encoding IPT/TIG domain-containing protein — MNTNHNRIKVSDLETDERDKILATNSKGELEFIATKNIKVDSYNALDYEQEGKALDARQGKILKDLVNNKTDKGGFQGTAQDLANSIPDLNSSNLKLGNYPSTRNDGQLSTNKVLTTDAEGNLKLCSLPTSITYPAPYITEILPNNFLPNTTANIILKGSFFTPNTNVAIENQTVNYITFKSDNEILVNVTSGNLEGNFSIILNNGLIATFPNSFLIIYGDTFSPKSTDYKDITQPIDLTINGEINVSQYNVLGTSILDPTKLKLNSLKNFHFNFSLMHSPFGTSGFDGHQQFMSIYRISDNVEVYRFSFFQLTTTYTNFLLQSGTTLNTSNYVDSGTLASGTLINFSFRKINGVITLYKNSTLLFTPPYVELTDMYIKFFIRRQDIKSIKYVELF, encoded by the coding sequence ATGAACACAAATCACAACAGAATAAAAGTATCTGACTTAGAAACAGATGAGCGAGACAAAATTTTAGCTACAAATTCAAAAGGCGAATTAGAATTTATAGCCACAAAAAATATCAAGGTTGATAGTTACAATGCTTTAGATTATGAACAGGAAGGTAAAGCTCTTGATGCGAGGCAGGGAAAAATTCTAAAAGATTTAGTTAATAACAAAACAGATAAAGGTGGTTTTCAAGGTACAGCGCAAGATTTAGCAAATTCTATTCCTGACCTTAATAGTTCTAATTTAAAACTTGGAAATTATCCATCAACGCGAAATGATGGACAATTATCCACAAATAAAGTTCTAACAACTGATGCAGAAGGTAATTTGAAATTATGTTCGTTACCTACATCTATTACTTATCCTGCGCCATATATTACTGAAATTTTACCTAATAATTTTTTACCAAATACAACTGCAAACATTATTTTAAAAGGCTCGTTTTTCACTCCAAACACGAATGTTGCCATTGAAAATCAAACAGTTAATTATATTACTTTTAAAAGTGATAATGAAATCCTAGTTAATGTCACATCAGGAAATTTAGAAGGCAATTTCTCTATTATTTTGAATAATGGATTGATTGCGACCTTTCCTAATTCTTTCTTAATTATATATGGCGATACTTTTTCTCCTAAATCAACTGACTACAAAGATATTACACAACCTATAGATTTAACAATTAACGGAGAAATAAACGTTTCTCAATACAATGTTTTAGGTACATCTATTTTAGATCCTACAAAATTAAAATTAAACTCTTTAAAGAATTTTCATTTTAATTTTTCTTTAATGCATTCTCCTTTCGGCACAAGTGGTTTTGACGGTCATCAGCAATTTATGTCTATCTATCGAATATCAGATAATGTAGAAGTTTATAGATTCTCATTTTTTCAACTTACAACGACCTATACCAATTTCCTTCTTCAGTCCGGAACTACACTTAACACTTCCAATTATGTTGATTCAGGTACTCTAGCATCTGGCACATTAATTAATTTTAGTTTCAGAAAAATAAATGGAGTTATTACACTATACAAAAATAGCACTTTGCTATTTACGCCTCCATATGTTGAACTAACGGATATGTATATCAAATTTTTTATAAGAAGGCAGGATATAAAAAGCATTAAATATGTTGAGCTTTTTTAA
- a CDS encoding IPT/TIG domain-containing protein, giving the protein MGTNYNRIKVADLEKNQPNKILTTDTEGQLNFTDINNIRIDSYNALDYDQEGKVLDARQGKILKDLVNNKIDKGGFQGTTQDLANSIPDLNNSNLKLGSYPSTRNDGQLSTNKVLSTDASGNLKLYSLPTSTYPAPYLTEILPYSFLPNTTGNIILKGSFFTPTMTVVIQDQTVNYLEFKSDNEVNVNVTTGRAEGSFNVTLNNGISATFPKTLLIVLGTVYTPTANEWENTSLVDVNENGSVKLINHGSPGRADWNKVFNISKPFEIRMTPKRSPLGNYIGGDDYGDFTLKLIKATDGTPFLNAQFYHSVGSGVNNTNVFLVSTGTLNLFNLGGFFPTIAPLNTMRLKFVGGVMFLYMDNTLIYTFANFPTTNLKLVLQPKFYDFAEINYIELAT; this is encoded by the coding sequence ATGGGTACAAATTATAACCGAATTAAAGTGGCTGATTTAGAAAAAAATCAGCCCAATAAAATTTTAACAACAGATACTGAAGGACAATTAAATTTTACGGATATCAACAATATCAGGATTGATAGTTACAATGCATTAGATTATGATCAGGAAGGTAAAGTTCTTGATGCGAGACAGGGAAAAATTCTAAAAGATTTAGTAAATAACAAAATAGATAAAGGTGGTTTTCAAGGTACAACACAAGATTTAGCAAATTCTATTCCTGATCTTAATAACTCTAATTTAAAACTTGGAAGTTATCCATCAACACGAAATGATGGACAATTATCCACAAATAAAGTTTTAAGTACGGATGCAAGTGGTAATTTAAAATTATACTCTTTACCTACATCTACTTATCCAGCACCATATCTTACTGAAATCCTACCTTATAGTTTTTTACCAAATACAACCGGAAACATTATTTTAAAAGGCTCATTTTTCACTCCAACTATGACAGTCGTAATTCAAGATCAAACTGTTAATTATCTAGAGTTCAAAAGTGATAACGAAGTAAATGTGAATGTAACAACGGGACGTGCTGAAGGTAGCTTTAATGTAACTTTAAATAATGGTATTTCTGCGACATTTCCAAAAACTTTACTAATTGTTTTAGGAACAGTTTATACCCCGACAGCTAATGAATGGGAGAATACGAGTTTGGTAGATGTTAATGAAAATGGTTCGGTTAAATTAATTAATCACGGTTCACCAGGAAGAGCTGATTGGAATAAAGTATTCAATATTTCAAAACCTTTTGAAATTAGAATGACACCTAAAAGATCTCCGCTAGGAAATTATATTGGCGGTGATGATTACGGGGATTTTACTTTAAAATTAATCAAAGCAACAGATGGAACACCTTTTTTAAATGCGCAATTCTATCATAGTGTAGGAAGTGGTGTTAATAATACAAATGTCTTTTTAGTTTCAACTGGAACACTAAATTTGTTTAATCTTGGAGGTTTTTTTCCAACTATTGCGCCTTTAAATACAATGCGCTTAAAATTTGTTGGCGGAGTTATGTTTTTATACATGGATAATACTTTGATTTACACCTTCGCAAATTTCCCCACAACGAACCTGAAACTTGTATTACAGCCTAAGTTTTATGATTTTGCTGAAATTAATTATATAGAATTAGCTACTTAA
- a CDS encoding exo-beta-N-acetylmuramidase NamZ family protein, giving the protein MKRLTILCVLITTVSFAQKIKTGAENYTAYLPLLKGKTIGIVTNQTGIIDSKTHLVDFLVQKNIKIKTIFAPEHGFRGTADAGEHVSDEIDSKTGLSITSLYGKNNKPSAEQLKGIDIMVFDLQDVGTRLYTYVSTMHRIMESCAENNIPLIVLDRPNPNIAIVDGPVLDIAFKSGIGMHPTPLLHGMTLGEEAKMINDQKWLKDGIQCNLTVIPCLNYNRNMTYSLPVRPSPNLPNDQSINLYVSLCLFEGTNVSMGRGTEKQFQIYGSPYLPKSDFAFTPKPNFGDKDPLYNGVECNGEDLSAVPRINKLEIKWLIKAYQTTEDKSKFFDKRKFSIRAGNEKLQQQIEAGISEQEIRNSWKEGLQEFKKMRKQYLIYREK; this is encoded by the coding sequence ATGAAAAGACTAACTATACTATGCGTACTAATTACAACAGTATCTTTTGCGCAAAAAATAAAAACAGGAGCAGAAAATTATACTGCTTATTTGCCTTTATTAAAAGGAAAAACAATTGGTATTGTCACCAATCAAACCGGAATTATCGATTCGAAAACTCATTTGGTTGATTTTTTGGTTCAGAAAAACATCAAAATCAAAACTATTTTTGCGCCTGAACATGGCTTTCGTGGTACAGCCGATGCCGGCGAACATGTATCTGATGAAATCGATTCGAAAACAGGTTTATCCATAACTTCCCTGTATGGTAAAAACAATAAACCAAGTGCCGAACAATTGAAAGGTATTGATATCATGGTTTTTGATTTGCAGGATGTGGGAACGCGTTTGTATACCTACGTTTCAACGATGCATAGAATAATGGAATCTTGTGCTGAAAATAATATTCCGCTGATTGTATTAGATCGTCCAAATCCTAATATTGCGATTGTAGACGGTCCGGTTTTGGATATTGCTTTTAAAAGCGGAATAGGAATGCATCCAACGCCTTTGCTTCACGGAATGACTTTGGGGGAAGAAGCCAAAATGATCAATGATCAAAAATGGCTGAAAGATGGGATTCAATGTAATTTGACCGTTATTCCGTGTTTGAATTATAACAGAAACATGACGTATAGTCTGCCGGTTCGTCCTTCACCAAATTTACCAAACGACCAATCGATTAATTTATATGTGAGTTTGTGTCTTTTTGAAGGAACAAATGTAAGTATGGGACGCGGAACGGAAAAGCAATTTCAGATTTACGGTTCGCCTTATTTACCAAAAAGCGATTTTGCCTTTACGCCAAAACCCAATTTTGGAGACAAAGACCCTTTGTATAATGGTGTAGAATGTAATGGAGAGGATTTATCGGCAGTACCGAGAATTAATAAACTCGAAATTAAATGGCTGATTAAAGCCTACCAAACTACGGAAGATAAATCGAAATTTTTTGATAAAAGAAAATTCTCTATTCGGGCAGGAAATGAAAAACTGCAACAGCAAATCGAAGCAGGAATTTCGGAACAGGAAATAAGAAACAGCTGGAAAGAAGGTTTGCAGGAGTTTAAAAAAATGAGAAAGCAGTATTTGATTTATAGAGAGAAATAG